The genomic interval GAGCGATGCCTTCTCGATCCGGTCGAAGGCGATCATGGCATCGTCGTTGGGGAGCGTCTCCACGACGGTTTGTTCGCCCTCGCTGCTGGCGGTGTCGTAGAGCGAGAGCGCGAAGCGGCACTGGGCGTCGGTGAGGAGGGTATGGTAGTCGGGCAAGGTGAGCCCGAGGTACTCGGCCACCTCATGATCGTGTGGTTCGGCGCCGAGGGATTGGCGCAGGGTTTCGACGGCCTGTTGGGCTTCGGCGAGCTGGCGCCGGCGTTCGCGGGGCAGGGCGTCGATGGAGCGGAGATAGTCCACCAGCGCCCCCCGGATGCGGCCATAGGCATAGGAAACGAAAGGGGTGCCGCGCTCGGGGTCATACCCGTCCAGCGCCTGGAGCAGCCCCAGCAGGCCGACATTTTCCAGGTCCTCTCGCGAGGCCAGTGGATGATCGGGGATGCTGAGCCGGCCAACGAGTGAACGGACCAGGGGGATCGCGGCGATCACGACGGCTTCCCGATTCTTTGGAGTCGGCGCGGCGGCATGGAGTGCGGCGAGGCTTTGAAGGTCGTGCGTCATGGGGACGTATACGGATATCGGCGGCGAGAAAAGGGCAGTGGGCTCAGCGTGTCACGGGTCGGACGGATGCGGCTCATCGCTCGCTCACGGTCTCGGAGGACACTCTGGCGTCTTCGGTCTGTGCAGTTGCCGGGATCGAGAGGAGGATGCGCTGGATGAGGCTACCGCCGATCGTGAGGATCAAATACACCAGGGCGCCCAGGCCCACGCTCACGAAGAGGGTGCGTTCTATCGAAGCGTTGTTCCAGATCAGATTCAAGAAACTGACCACGCCGACGAGGCCGCTGAGTTGGATGAAAAGGGCTTGCATCGTTCGTAGGATAGACGAGAAGGTGATGTGCTGGAAAAAGACAAGATGTGTGCCAGCGGATGAGGGATGCATGTGGCGAATGTGTCACGCCGCCGGCGTCCCACGCGTTCA from Rhodothermales bacterium carries:
- a CDS encoding FliA/WhiG family RNA polymerase sigma factor, with the translated sequence MTHDLQSLAALHAAAPTPKNREAVVIAAIPLVRSLVGRLSIPDHPLASREDLENVGLLGLLQALDGYDPERGTPFVSYAYGRIRGALVDYLRSIDALPRERRRQLAEAQQAVETLRQSLGAEPHDHEVAEYLGLTLPDYHTLLTDAQCRFALSLYDTASSEGEQTVVETLPNDDAMIAFDRIEKASLHAYLSTLIKELPEREQTILALYYFESLTLREIAELLSLTEARISQILGKVLATLRNHLANSKSLVS